A stretch of Deinococcus fonticola DNA encodes these proteins:
- a CDS encoding succinate dehydrogenase iron-sulfur subunit, whose product MNLKVKIMRFDPEKDKKGRWVDYSIQAAPNDRVVDVLNEIKWNLEPSLVFRRSCQHGICGSDAMLINGRNRLACKTLVRDVAKAGGTITIEPIRGLPVERDLLVNMEPFFDSYKAIMPYFIHEDPFPAKEMYQSEADAEKMAHSSNCILCACCTTSCPIFWVNGSYLGPAAIVQAHRFIFDTRDQATQQRLGIMNQNTGVWRCRTAYNCTEACPREIPITQLIEEVKRAVMFGQA is encoded by the coding sequence ATGAACCTGAAGGTGAAGATCATGCGGTTCGACCCGGAAAAGGACAAGAAGGGCCGCTGGGTGGACTACAGCATTCAGGCCGCCCCGAACGACCGCGTGGTGGACGTCCTGAACGAAATCAAGTGGAATCTGGAACCCAGCCTGGTGTTCCGCCGCTCGTGCCAGCACGGCATCTGCGGCAGCGACGCCATGCTGATCAACGGGCGTAACCGCCTGGCCTGCAAGACGCTGGTGCGCGACGTGGCGAAAGCCGGCGGCACCATTACCATCGAACCGATTCGCGGGCTGCCGGTCGAGCGCGACCTGCTGGTGAACATGGAGCCGTTTTTCGACTCCTACAAGGCCATCATGCCCTACTTCATTCACGAAGACCCGTTCCCGGCCAAGGAGATGTACCAGTCCGAAGCGGACGCTGAGAAGATGGCGCACTCGTCGAACTGCATCCTGTGTGCCTGCTGCACCACCAGTTGCCCCATCTTCTGGGTGAACGGCTCTTACCTCGGCCCCGCCGCCATCGTGCAGGCGCACCGCTTCATTTTCGACACGCGCGACCAGGCCACCCAGCAGCGCCTGGGCATCATGAACCAGAATACCGGGGTATGGCGCTGCCGCACCGCGTACAACTGCACCGAGGCCTGCCCGCGCGAAATTCCGATCACGCAACTGATCGAGGAAGTCAAGCGCGCCGTGATGTTCGGCCAGGCCTGA
- a CDS encoding MarR family transcriptional regulator has product MTAPLAQILQAIAGQPRTPGELARQLGTTEDVLGGMLRTLHGGGFVQEAQSGAGACSCGPCALKSLCRNAESDTPNLSLLRLTARGEAYLRRSQT; this is encoded by the coding sequence GTGACTGCTCCACTCGCGCAGATTCTCCAGGCCATCGCGGGGCAGCCGCGCACGCCCGGCGAACTGGCCCGCCAACTCGGCACCACCGAGGACGTGCTGGGCGGCATGCTGCGCACCCTGCACGGGGGCGGGTTTGTGCAGGAAGCCCAGAGCGGCGCGGGTGCGTGCTCCTGCGGCCCCTGCGCCCTGAAAAGCCTTTGCCGCAACGCCGAAAGCGACACCCCGAACCTCTCACTGCTGCGCCTGACCGCCAGAGGCGAGGCGTACCTGCGGCGAAGTCAGACCTGA
- a CDS encoding AAA family ATPase, with product MTVPLPIIWMNGPFGIGQTQAAQVLHTRLPGSFLFDPEEMGRALKKLTPRFSGDLQTHPMWIPLMLDALQFAVKQADGPLIVPMPLTDVARHRRLLSGLKDRGMAVHHYTLLAPVEVVQARLRRHDPPVSWEAGEVEQRLKAFSGEAFARHLTAGERSPDAIAEEIAADLGLTLKPAQKEPLRWLKALGSRR from the coding sequence ATGACCGTCCCTCTCCCTATCATCTGGATGAATGGCCCGTTCGGTATCGGGCAAACGCAGGCCGCGCAGGTGCTGCATACGCGGCTGCCCGGCAGTTTCCTGTTCGATCCTGAAGAAATGGGCCGCGCGCTGAAGAAACTGACACCCCGGTTCAGCGGCGACCTCCAGACCCACCCCATGTGGATTCCGCTGATGCTGGACGCCCTGCAATTTGCGGTCAAGCAGGCCGACGGCCCCCTGATCGTGCCCATGCCGCTGACGGATGTGGCCCGGCACCGCCGCCTGCTGAGCGGCCTGAAAGACCGGGGTATGGCCGTGCACCATTACACCTTGCTGGCCCCCGTTGAGGTGGTGCAGGCGCGGCTGCGCCGCCATGACCCGCCGGTTTCCTGGGAGGCCGGCGAGGTCGAGCAGCGCCTGAAGGCTTTTAGCGGCGAAGCGTTTGCCCGGCACCTGACCGCCGGCGAGCGTTCGCCGGACGCCATTGCCGAGGAGATCGCCGCCGACCTGGGGCTGACGCTGAAGCCGGCGCAGAAAGAGCCCCTGCGCTGGCTGAAAGCGCTGGGCAGCCGACGCTGA
- a CDS encoding ATP-dependent RecD-like DNA helicase, which yields MSPAPAPPTYRVSGGVNKVRFRSDSGFTVMTARLKNEEGEDPDATVIGVMPPVEAGDTFSAEVVMEEHREYGYQYRVLNMVLEATPSDLTEAGVAAYLEARVGGVGKVLAGRIARTFGSATFDVLETEPDKLLQVPGVTGTTLHKMVQSWGQQGLERRLLAGLQGLGLSISQAQRAVKHFGETALERLEADLFALTEVEGIGFQTADKLWQAQGLPLDDPRRLTAAAVYALQLAGTQAGHSYLPRERAEKGVMHYTRVSAGQARLAVDTAVELGRLSDDESPLFGQEAGDEGASGRIYLPHVLKAEKKLAQIIRTLMATPPAGEEWTVPAGAARGLSDEQASVLDLLADHRLVVLTGGPGTGKSTTTRAVADLAERLGLEVGLCAPTGKAARRLGEVTGRSASTVHRLLGYGPAGFRHNHLEPAPYDLLIVDEVSMMGDALMLSLLSAVPPGARILLVGDTDQLPPVDAGLPLLALAQAAPTVRLTQVYRQAAENPIIRAAHGLLHGQAPQWGDPRLNLTQTDSDGGARRVALMVRELGGPTRVQVLTPMRKGPLGMDMLNHHLQSLFNPGEGGIRIAEGEARPGDTVVQTKNDYTNEIFNGTLGTVLKAEGSRLTVDFDGNVVELAGAELFNLQLGYALTVHRAQGSEWPVVLGVLHEAHMPMLSRNLVYTALTRAREGFYAAGSASSWQIAASRQRETRNTALLERIRHR from the coding sequence ATGTCACCCGCGCCTGCTCCCCCCACCTACCGCGTGTCAGGGGGCGTGAACAAGGTGCGCTTCCGATCGGATTCGGGCTTTACCGTGATGACCGCCCGCCTGAAAAACGAGGAGGGTGAAGACCCCGACGCCACCGTGATCGGTGTGATGCCGCCCGTGGAGGCCGGCGACACCTTCAGCGCCGAGGTGGTCATGGAGGAGCACCGCGAGTACGGCTACCAGTACCGCGTGCTGAATATGGTGCTGGAAGCCACCCCCAGCGACCTCACCGAGGCGGGCGTGGCCGCCTACCTCGAAGCCCGCGTGGGGGGGGTGGGCAAGGTGCTGGCGGGGCGCATTGCCCGCACCTTCGGCAGCGCCACCTTCGACGTGCTGGAAACCGAGCCCGACAAGCTGCTGCAAGTGCCGGGCGTCACTGGAACCACCCTGCACAAGATGGTGCAGAGCTGGGGGCAGCAGGGCCTGGAACGCCGCCTGCTGGCGGGCCTCCAGGGGCTGGGCCTCAGCATTAGCCAGGCGCAGCGGGCCGTGAAGCACTTCGGGGAAACGGCGCTGGAACGCCTGGAGGCCGACCTGTTCGCCCTCACGGAAGTCGAGGGGATCGGTTTTCAGACCGCCGACAAACTCTGGCAGGCGCAGGGCCTTCCGCTGGACGACCCGCGCCGCCTGACTGCCGCCGCCGTGTACGCCCTGCAACTGGCGGGCACGCAGGCCGGACACAGTTACCTCCCGCGGGAACGCGCCGAGAAGGGCGTCATGCACTACACCCGCGTCTCCGCCGGGCAGGCCAGACTGGCGGTGGACACCGCCGTGGAACTCGGGCGGCTTTCGGACGATGAGTCCCCGCTGTTCGGGCAGGAGGCCGGCGACGAGGGGGCCAGCGGGCGCATTTACCTGCCGCACGTGCTGAAAGCCGAGAAGAAGCTGGCGCAGATCATCCGCACCCTGATGGCCACACCCCCTGCCGGTGAAGAGTGGACTGTGCCGGCCGGCGCGGCGCGGGGCCTCTCGGACGAGCAGGCCAGCGTGCTTGATCTGCTTGCCGACCACCGCCTGGTGGTGCTGACCGGCGGCCCCGGCACCGGCAAAAGCACCACCACCCGCGCGGTGGCCGACCTGGCCGAGCGGCTGGGCCTGGAAGTGGGCCTGTGTGCCCCCACCGGCAAGGCCGCCCGCCGCCTGGGCGAAGTCACCGGGCGCAGCGCCAGCACCGTTCACCGCCTGCTGGGCTACGGCCCCGCCGGGTTCCGGCACAACCACCTGGAACCGGCCCCCTACGACCTTCTTATTGTCGATGAGGTCAGCATGATGGGCGACGCCCTGATGCTCTCGCTGCTGAGCGCGGTGCCGCCCGGCGCACGCATCCTGCTGGTGGGCGACACGGATCAGTTGCCCCCGGTGGACGCCGGCTTGCCGCTGCTGGCGCTGGCCCAGGCCGCCCCCACCGTGCGGCTCACGCAGGTGTATCGCCAGGCCGCCGAGAACCCCATTATCCGCGCCGCGCACGGGCTGCTGCACGGCCAGGCCCCGCAGTGGGGCGACCCGCGGCTGAACCTCACCCAGACCGACAGTGACGGCGGCGCGCGGCGCGTGGCCCTGATGGTGCGCGAACTGGGCGGCCCCACCCGCGTGCAGGTGCTGACCCCCATGCGCAAGGGGCCGCTAGGCATGGACATGCTCAACCACCACCTCCAGAGCCTTTTCAACCCTGGCGAGGGCGGCATTCGCATTGCCGAGGGCGAAGCGCGGCCCGGGGACACCGTGGTGCAAACGAAGAACGACTACACCAACGAGATCTTCAACGGCACGCTGGGCACCGTCCTGAAAGCCGAGGGAAGTCGCCTCACGGTGGACTTCGACGGCAATGTCGTGGAACTCGCGGGCGCCGAACTGTTCAACCTGCAACTCGGCTACGCTCTCACGGTTCACCGCGCCCAGGGCAGCGAGTGGCCGGTGGTGCTGGGCGTGCTGCATGAGGCGCACATGCCCATGCTGTCGCGCAACCTGGTGTACACCGCCCTTACTCGCGCCCGCGAGGGCTTCTACGCCGCCGGATCGGCGTCCTCCTGGCAGATCGCCGCCAGCCGCCAGCGCGAAACGCGCAACACCGCCCTGCTGGAACGCATTCGCCACCGGTAG
- a CDS encoding PrsW family glutamic-type intramembrane protease, which translates to MGYVAGVGLLEEAVKLLPLFWLAVKLREISTPREAAFYAGLSGLAFGVAEAVAYSIHYTNTLGMTYGVVGSGNYVVLEFLRLITLPFLHCVFSGIAGYYLGLSLLAPQRRTALLLLGVGTAAVIHGLYDFLAGNWLGIGMGAVAILMFVAYLRSAEHITETITRLPAASRLPAPAGISAGLADIDAPSSPIKENTHDRTT; encoded by the coding sequence GTGGGGTACGTGGCTGGCGTGGGCCTGCTGGAAGAAGCAGTGAAACTTCTGCCTCTCTTCTGGCTGGCCGTGAAACTCCGGGAAATCAGCACGCCCCGCGAAGCGGCCTTCTACGCCGGGCTGAGCGGCCTGGCCTTCGGTGTCGCAGAAGCCGTGGCGTACTCCATCCACTACACGAACACCTTGGGCATGACCTACGGCGTGGTCGGGAGCGGCAACTATGTGGTGCTTGAATTTCTGCGCCTCATCACCCTGCCGTTTTTGCACTGCGTGTTCAGCGGCATCGCCGGGTATTACCTGGGCCTGAGCCTGCTGGCCCCACAACGCCGTACAGCGCTGCTGCTGCTGGGGGTGGGCACCGCCGCTGTTATCCACGGCCTCTACGACTTTCTGGCCGGGAACTGGCTGGGGATCGGGATGGGGGCCGTCGCCATCTTGATGTTCGTCGCGTATCTCCGCAGCGCGGAGCACATCACGGAGACCATCACCCGACTGCCCGCGGCGAGTCGCCTCCCTGCCCCCGCAGGCATCTCGGCTGGCCTCGCGGACATCGACGCCCCTTCATCACCCATCAAGGAGAACACCCATGACCGGACGACATGA
- a CDS encoding cytochrome P450 translates to MISLDGEQHRLYRRAESRAYSRSHFAANVRPARKVAAAYLAPFQAGDDFPVTAFCKSVITEQLARIVVGGTARPYLDDLLKFIQTALMVTVTKQLPRLVLHSPAYQQSKARVLQMVENLIAEHRAHSPEETGRSPDLLDDVLADAKIHPELWGERDLRLAGLSAFIAGIDTAANSLAFVLYRLHKHPEYLPDIRAEVDAAFRHGTPSAEQLAQCKHLLHFVMETMRVHPIAPAMNRTLTQDIEFGGYHLKAGTNLIIGTTVSHGLERFYRDHETFDSTRFAAPRSEHRQPGAYVPFGVGAHTCAGSGMAEGLIMLNAAAILHTLDCTLPATYTLKETARPTPSPDAKLVLKVGQVRHAAVSLLA, encoded by the coding sequence ATGATCAGCCTCGACGGTGAGCAGCACCGCCTGTACCGCCGGGCCGAGAGCCGCGCGTATTCCCGCTCTCACTTCGCCGCGAATGTTCGCCCCGCCCGGAAAGTCGCTGCCGCATACCTCGCACCCTTCCAGGCCGGCGACGACTTTCCGGTCACGGCGTTTTGCAAGAGTGTCATCACCGAGCAACTGGCGCGGATCGTCGTGGGGGGCACGGCCCGCCCTTACCTGGACGACCTGCTGAAATTTATTCAGACCGCCCTGATGGTCACCGTGACCAAACAGTTGCCCCGGCTGGTGCTGCACAGCCCCGCATACCAGCAGTCCAAGGCGCGCGTCTTGCAGATGGTCGAGAACCTCATCGCGGAACACCGCGCCCACTCGCCCGAAGAAACGGGCCGCAGCCCGGATCTGCTCGACGACGTGCTGGCCGACGCGAAAATCCACCCGGAACTGTGGGGCGAGCGCGACCTGCGCCTGGCAGGCCTCAGCGCCTTTATTGCCGGCATAGACACCGCCGCCAACAGCCTGGCCTTTGTGCTGTACCGCTTGCATAAGCACCCCGAGTACCTGCCTGACATCCGCGCTGAAGTGGACGCCGCCTTCCGTCACGGTACACCCAGCGCCGAGCAACTGGCCCAGTGCAAGCACCTGCTCCACTTCGTGATGGAGACCATGCGGGTTCACCCCATTGCCCCCGCCATGAACCGCACCCTGACGCAGGACATCGAGTTCGGCGGATACCACCTGAAAGCCGGCACCAACCTGATTATCGGCACCACCGTTTCGCACGGCCTGGAGCGGTTCTACCGCGATCACGAAACCTTCGACTCCACCCGCTTCGCCGCCCCCCGCAGCGAACACCGCCAGCCGGGCGCCTACGTGCCTTTCGGCGTGGGCGCCCACACCTGCGCGGGCAGCGGCATGGCCGAGGGCCTGATCATGCTGAACGCTGCCGCGATTCTGCACACCCTGGACTGTACCCTTCCCGCCACGTACACCCTCAAGGAAACGGCGCGCCCTACTCCCAGCCCCGACGCCAAACTGGTGCTGAAAGTCGGGCAGGTCAGGCACGCGGCGGTGAGTCTGCTGGCGTGA
- the sdhA gene encoding succinate dehydrogenase flavoprotein subunit, which produces MHHRYDVVVVGAGGAGLMAALYAAKGGASVACISKLYPTRSHTGAAQGGIGAALGNVQEDHWEWHMFDTIKGGDYLTDQDAAEVFSKDIIDVVYELEHMGLPFSRTPDGKIAQRKFGGHTRDFGKAAVERSCYAKDRTGHMILQTVYQQNVKAGTLFFNEYHVTDLLIENGRCSGVVAYDLASGELHTFHAKAVILAAGGYGRIFKITSNALTLTGDLMSIYYRKGLPLEDMEFYQFHPTGLAKLGILVTEGIRGEGGILRNASGERFMERYAPTIKDLAPRDIVARSMTTEIREGRGVGPDRDAIHIDLTHLPREVIEGKLAEITDLARTYLGQDPVKDLVMVQPTAHYAMGGIPTDLNGLCLSDGQGGTIEGLYAAGEQACVSLHGANRLGTNSLGDLVVFGRRAGIYAAQYARQVEFADLPQNPEAESQAVFDALKESKGSDNASAIRKELQRTMMENVGIFRNGPDMAKQVEIIKELKARYKNVGVSDPNRRYNSDLVETMELGFQLDCAEVMTACALNRTESRGAHDREDYHERDDQNWLKHSMGYKDLHNDGNVIIGYKDVALKGFTRSFEPKPRVY; this is translated from the coding sequence ATGCATCATCGTTACGACGTAGTTGTGGTTGGCGCGGGCGGCGCCGGACTCATGGCCGCCCTGTACGCCGCGAAAGGCGGCGCCAGTGTCGCCTGTATCAGCAAGCTTTACCCCACCCGTTCGCACACCGGCGCGGCCCAGGGTGGCATCGGCGCGGCCCTCGGGAACGTGCAGGAAGACCACTGGGAATGGCACATGTTCGACACCATCAAGGGCGGTGACTACCTGACCGACCAGGACGCCGCCGAGGTGTTCAGTAAGGACATTATCGACGTGGTGTACGAACTGGAGCACATGGGTCTGCCCTTCTCGCGCACGCCCGACGGCAAGATCGCCCAGCGCAAGTTCGGCGGGCACACCCGCGACTTCGGCAAGGCCGCCGTGGAACGCAGCTGTTACGCCAAAGACCGCACCGGGCACATGATCCTGCAAACCGTGTACCAGCAGAACGTGAAGGCCGGGACGCTGTTCTTCAACGAGTACCACGTCACGGATCTCTTGATCGAGAACGGGCGCTGCTCGGGCGTGGTCGCCTACGACCTGGCGAGCGGTGAACTGCACACCTTCCACGCCAAGGCCGTGATTCTGGCGGCGGGCGGGTACGGGCGCATCTTCAAGATCACGTCCAACGCCCTGACGCTGACCGGCGACCTGATGAGCATCTACTACCGCAAGGGCCTGCCGCTGGAGGACATGGAGTTCTACCAGTTCCACCCGACCGGCCTCGCCAAGCTGGGCATTCTGGTGACCGAGGGCATTCGTGGCGAGGGCGGCATTCTGCGCAACGCCAGCGGCGAGCGCTTCATGGAGCGTTACGCGCCGACCATCAAAGACCTGGCGCCGCGTGACATCGTGGCCCGCAGCATGACCACCGAGATCCGCGAGGGCCGCGGTGTGGGGCCAGACCGGGACGCCATCCACATCGACCTGACCCACCTGCCGCGCGAGGTCATCGAGGGCAAACTGGCCGAGATCACCGACCTGGCGCGCACCTACCTGGGGCAAGACCCCGTGAAAGACCTGGTGATGGTGCAGCCGACCGCGCACTACGCCATGGGCGGCATTCCCACCGACCTCAACGGCCTGTGCCTCAGTGACGGCCAGGGGGGCACCATCGAGGGCCTCTACGCCGCCGGTGAGCAGGCCTGCGTGTCGCTGCACGGCGCCAACCGCCTGGGCACCAACAGCCTAGGCGACCTGGTGGTGTTCGGACGCCGCGCCGGCATCTACGCCGCGCAGTACGCCCGCCAGGTCGAATTTGCCGACCTGCCGCAGAATCCCGAGGCCGAAAGCCAGGCGGTGTTCGACGCCCTGAAAGAGAGCAAGGGCAGCGACAACGCCTCGGCCATCCGCAAAGAGCTCCAGCGCACCATGATGGAGAACGTCGGGATTTTCCGCAACGGCCCCGACATGGCCAAACAGGTCGAGATCATCAAGGAACTCAAGGCCCGTTACAAGAACGTGGGCGTGAGCGACCCCAACCGCCGCTACAACAGCGACCTGGTGGAAACCATGGAACTGGGCTTCCAGCTCGACTGCGCCGAGGTGATGACCGCCTGCGCGCTGAACCGCACCGAGTCGCGCGGCGCCCACGACCGCGAGGACTACCACGAGCGCGACGATCAGAACTGGCTCAAGCACTCGATGGGCTACAAGGACCTGCACAACGACGGCAACGTCATCATCGGGTACAAGGACGTGGCCCTCAAGGGGTTCACCCGCTCCTTTGAACCCAAGCCCCGCGTCTACTAA
- a CDS encoding succinate dehydrogenase hydrophobic membrane anchor subunit → MIRARTLTDARQQAHSNAELNWWLFMRVSGLILVFLILAHMYMTFLQVSEMDATFDAVVNKLSSPAWKLYDFLILSLGLMHGANGLRYVLEDHIRSRPNRAWLKMLMYTLIGLLFLYGTVGLIAI, encoded by the coding sequence ATGATTCGCGCCCGCACCCTGACCGACGCACGGCAACAGGCGCACAGCAACGCCGAACTGAACTGGTGGCTGTTCATGCGCGTCAGCGGCCTGATCCTGGTGTTTCTGATCCTGGCCCACATGTACATGACCTTCCTGCAGGTCAGCGAAATGGACGCCACCTTCGACGCGGTGGTGAACAAACTCAGCAGCCCGGCCTGGAAGCTCTACGACTTCCTGATTCTCTCGCTGGGCCTGATGCACGGCGCCAACGGCCTGCGCTACGTGCTGGAAGACCACATCCGCTCGCGGCCCAACCGGGCCTGGCTGAAAATGCTGATGTACACCCTCATCGGTCTGCTGTTCCTGTACGGCACCGTGGGACTTATCGCTATATAA
- a CDS encoding cation diffusion facilitator family transporter: MTAPPRSTGNPVTIAAVSVVVALTVLALKFIAYRLTGSIALYSDALESIINVVAAGAALLALWVSQRPADKTHPYGHTKAEYLSAVVEGVLIVLAAFSILRVAIPDLLNPKPVEATYLGMGVNLGASVLNFLWASFLLRFGRTHRSPALVADGKHVMSDVVTSVGVLIGVVAAKLTGWAELDPLLAIVVALNILWSGWHLLSDSVGGLMDKGVDESTESRIRHVMSTHASGALEMHDLRTRHSGKVTFVEFHLVVPGQMTVAQAHAICDRLEEAVTNELEGAHVTIHVEPEEKAKHHGVLVI, translated from the coding sequence ATGACCGCCCCCCCACGCTCCACCGGCAACCCCGTGACCATCGCGGCGGTCAGCGTGGTTGTGGCCCTGACCGTGCTGGCCCTGAAATTTATCGCCTACCGCCTGACCGGCAGTATTGCGCTGTACTCGGACGCGCTGGAAAGCATCATCAACGTGGTTGCGGCGGGCGCGGCGCTGCTGGCCCTGTGGGTCTCGCAGCGCCCGGCCGACAAGACCCACCCTTACGGGCACACCAAGGCCGAGTACCTCAGCGCGGTGGTGGAAGGCGTCCTGATCGTGCTGGCGGCCTTCAGCATCCTGCGCGTGGCGATTCCGGACTTGCTGAACCCCAAACCCGTCGAGGCCACTTACCTGGGCATGGGTGTCAACCTGGGCGCCAGTGTGCTGAATTTCCTGTGGGCCAGCTTCCTGCTGCGGTTCGGGCGCACGCACCGCAGCCCCGCGCTGGTGGCCGATGGCAAGCACGTCATGAGCGACGTGGTCACCAGCGTGGGCGTGCTGATCGGTGTCGTCGCCGCCAAGCTCACCGGATGGGCCGAACTTGACCCCCTTCTCGCCATTGTGGTGGCGCTGAACATCCTCTGGAGCGGCTGGCACCTGCTGTCCGACAGTGTCGGTGGCCTGATGGACAAGGGCGTGGACGAAAGCACCGAAAGCCGCATCCGGCACGTCATGAGCACCCACGCCAGCGGCGCCCTCGAAATGCACGACCTGCGCACCCGCCACTCCGGCAAGGTGACTTTCGTGGAATTTCACCTGGTGGTGCCCGGCCAGATGACCGTCGCGCAGGCGCACGCCATCTGCGACCGCCTGGAAGAAGCCGTGACCAACGAACTGGAAGGCGCTCACGTCACCATTCACGTCGAACCCGAGGAGAAAGCCAAGCACCACGGCGTGCTGGTCATTTAA
- a CDS encoding cytochrome P450, protein MIVIPRTPPTVRGLPIVGNMLDLMATPGMRAFLTRAYQQHGPVYQVRALNTVMTVLAGPEANTFVMK, encoded by the coding sequence ATGATTGTCATCCCCAGAACACCGCCCACCGTGCGTGGCCTGCCCATCGTGGGCAACATGCTCGACCTGATGGCCACGCCCGGCATGCGCGCCTTTTTGACCCGCGCCTACCAGCAGCACGGCCCGGTTTATCAGGTGCGGGCGCTCAACACGGTGATGACGGTGCTGGCCGGCCCCGAGGCGAATACCTTCGTGATGAAATAG
- the sdhC gene encoding succinate dehydrogenase, cytochrome b556 subunit: MFNWKYKGSGQWPFILHRASGLAILLYLMLHIFSIGSIIFGEKFYMDIHHVYGLPIFRLGLIGLATLVAFHAFNGLRIILMDFTSFGVRVQKQTFMAVIVLTLAFLAFSLYMNIPRILGGY, translated from the coding sequence ATGTTTAACTGGAAGTACAAGGGGTCAGGCCAGTGGCCGTTTATCCTGCACCGTGCTTCAGGATTGGCGATCCTGCTGTACCTGATGCTGCACATTTTCAGCATCGGTTCCATTATTTTCGGCGAGAAGTTCTACATGGACATTCACCACGTCTACGGCCTGCCCATCTTTCGCCTGGGCCTGATTGGCCTGGCGACGCTGGTGGCCTTCCACGCCTTCAACGGCCTGCGCATCATCCTGATGGACTTCACCAGCTTCGGCGTGCGCGTGCAGAAGCAGACGTTCATGGCGGTGATCGTCCTGACGCTGGCCTTCCTGGCCTTCTCGCTGTACATGAACATCCCGCGCATCCTGGGGGGCTACTGA